AAAAGGTTAATTTTGAGAAGTAAATCAGATAGATCTGCAGCATCATCTGCGACTAGTCTTCCTTTACTGACAGCTCTCCTAATAAATCTGCGAACAGCCTCCTCATCTATTTCATCCAGACTGTAATCATTGGTCAAGCCATCCCAATTACTCCCCTTTAAAAAGAAATCCCGTAATTCATCCCCCAACATTCCAGTCGTAGTAGTGCCAACTCTTTTATAAAATTTTCCATTGTAAGAAATAGGATTATAACTTTTTTCAACATCTATCCTTAAAACCTTCTTCCCATCAAACTCAAAACAGGAAATATTAGGATGAATTCCCATTTTATCCAATATTTTATTGGTAATAATACGAACAGGCTTTTGACTACAATCAAAACCAAGAATATCTCCTTTATCAGAGATACCACAAAATAAAATACCACCATCAGTGTTTGAAAATGCAGACACTGTCTTGAATACATTTTCTCCCATAGATTCATTAAATTCTACGGTTGTTCCTTCTCCTTCTTTTAGGATTCTGTAAAAATTCATTTATCATACTCCAACGTAACTTAATTTAAAAGTTACTCTATTTATACCATTATAGGGTTATATTCATTTTCGTATTTTTATAAATAAGCACAACAAACCAACGATTTATTATTTAGGAGTTTATTTTTAATACTTTTGTTTATATTCAATATCATAAGCAAAAAAAATCCATAAATCCAATAAATTCCATAGGAAACACCAAATCATATCAATTCGATTCAGGAGGTCTGAAAATGTTAACTGGTATGCGCCTGGACAGTTACTTGAGGATCACACACAAGGCCAAGATGTTAATATGCCCATTAAGCAGTATCTGAATAAATAAAAACATCCAGAAAAATGTAAAACGAAAAAAGAAACTCATACATTTCCATGGAATACTTGAAAAAGAATAACTTAGAGTAGATAACCCATGGAGGTTTTACCATGGCCTTCACTAAACTTTTCGGGCAATTTGATTACTGGGCTTTCAAATCAAACTTAGAACTCCTAGTCAACAGTGGCAAACCGATTTTGGACCCATGAGAAATATTGGACCCATGAGAAATATTAAAACCATAAGAATATTGGTAAAAAGACATCACTATGTAATGCCCTTATTACCAGTTATACCATTTATCTTTTTAAAGTGGCATGAACCCGTGCTGTGTGGAATTCTATTTTTTGCTTTGAATGAACCTTTTATCAATCTCACCTATGATTAACAGGATGATTCCAGGGATTAGGCAAATTCCCCACTGGTATGCATCAAGTGACACTGTTCCAAAAAGTTGATGGAAAAGCCTGGTTTCGGTGATGAGAAAAGTTCCGAAAAGAATCCATAGATATGCATAGATGAGTCTGTGATTGGAAAAGGTTGCCCTTTGAAATGCTGTTTCTCTGGGGAATCGAATGTTTAAGGCGAGGAATATGTTCATTAAAGATAGTGTCACAAGTCCCATTGT
This genomic interval from Methanobacterium sp. contains the following:
- a CDS encoding transcriptional regulator, coding for MNFYRILKEGEGTTVEFNESMGENVFKTVSAFSNTDGGILFCGISDKGDILGFDCSQKPVRIITNKILDKMGIHPNISCFEFDGKKVLRIDVEKSYNPISYNGKFYKRVGTTTTGMLGDELRDFFLKGSNWDGLTNDYSLDEIDEEAVRRFIRRAVSKGRLVADDAADLSDLLLKINL